A stretch of Paenibacillus peoriae DNA encodes these proteins:
- a CDS encoding alanine racemase produces the protein MDKKDEALLERFGEHPTPFYYYDGDALHAHVSSLLSRLHPAVRVHYALKANGNVALAGLLRSLGCGVEIASAGEMFVAMEAGYAAEDVLYAGPGKTVAELNEAIAYGIGCIHVESVRELRLLEDIAAQAGQLVRAAVRINPDNDLSGATIKMGGVPRPFGVDEGQLDHFFKVLEDCPHVHFQGIQVYTGTQMLKSDQILASFANTLQLAERVQAQYGVAMHTINLGGGFGVPYFAHEEPLDMDHVIDGLNALAEQTRTRMPGVKLIIESGRYLVAQSGMYVCRALYTKESKGEKFVVADGGMNHYAAATFRGRRIRDNYPVRIMRRQVGESKEPKERELEATLQMGQRDVSAQTAVAVEQSLEEIASRTGGPLEEASMELETVSIVGPLCTPEDCIVKKAQLPPIHEGDYIAFPNAGAYGLSYSPLQFLGHATPAELLDFRGEVHVIREHGDRTDLLRHQRMIPLPEDVI, from the coding sequence ATGGATAAAAAGGACGAAGCCTTACTGGAACGATTCGGCGAGCATCCGACGCCATTTTACTATTATGACGGGGACGCGCTGCATGCTCATGTCAGCTCGTTGCTGTCCCGATTGCACCCGGCTGTGCGTGTACATTACGCGCTCAAGGCTAATGGTAACGTAGCCTTGGCTGGGTTGCTGCGCTCGTTAGGTTGTGGTGTTGAGATTGCTTCGGCCGGAGAAATGTTCGTCGCTATGGAGGCCGGGTATGCTGCGGAAGACGTGCTGTACGCCGGACCGGGAAAAACAGTAGCCGAGCTGAACGAGGCGATAGCCTATGGAATCGGCTGTATTCATGTCGAATCGGTGAGGGAGCTGCGTCTGCTGGAGGACATTGCGGCCCAAGCGGGCCAGCTTGTCAGGGCAGCGGTTCGCATCAATCCTGATAACGATCTGTCTGGAGCAACGATTAAGATGGGCGGCGTTCCGCGCCCCTTTGGAGTAGATGAAGGACAGCTGGATCACTTTTTTAAGGTACTGGAAGATTGCCCACACGTCCATTTTCAAGGTATTCAGGTATATACAGGTACGCAAATGTTGAAATCGGATCAGATTTTAGCTTCATTTGCGAATACGCTGCAGTTGGCAGAACGGGTACAGGCTCAGTATGGTGTGGCAATGCATACGATCAATTTGGGCGGCGGGTTTGGCGTACCTTATTTTGCTCATGAGGAGCCGCTCGATATGGATCACGTCATTGACGGACTGAACGCACTCGCGGAGCAGACCCGAACCCGCATGCCCGGGGTTAAACTAATCATCGAAAGCGGCAGGTATCTGGTTGCTCAATCGGGCATGTATGTCTGCCGAGCATTGTATACAAAGGAATCCAAGGGAGAGAAGTTTGTCGTGGCTGATGGTGGCATGAATCACTACGCCGCAGCTACTTTTCGAGGACGCCGCATTAGGGACAACTACCCGGTACGAATTATGCGCAGGCAAGTGGGAGAATCGAAAGAACCCAAAGAACGAGAGTTGGAAGCAACCCTACAGATGGGGCAGAGAGACGTTTCTGCTCAAACGGCTGTTGCTGTCGAACAATCATTAGAAGAGATTGCAAGCCGAACAGGAGGGCCTTTGGAAGAAGCATCCATGGAGCTGGAGACGGTAAGCATTGTCGGTCCACTTTGTACACCCGAGGATTGTATTGTGAAAAAAGCGCAGCTTCCTCCGATTCACGAGGGCGATTATATTGCTTTTCCGAATGCAGGAGCCTATGGATTAAGCTATAGTCCACTACAATTTCTGGGACATGCTACCCCGGCGGAGCTGCTCGATTTTCGTGGGGAGGTACATGTCATTCGTGAACACGGTGACCGCACGGACCTGCTGCGTCATCAGCGCATGATTCCGTTGCCTGAGGATGTGATATAA
- a CDS encoding dipeptidase: MSYSEYFEKAREQQLGELQEWLSIPSISALSEHKKDINQAADWLAAKLTAAGLENVEIIPTKGHPLVYADHLHAPGKPTILVYGHYDVQPVDPLHLWETPPFEPSIRDGKLYARGATDDKGQVFLHIKAVEAILKQEGKLPLNIKFCIEGEEEVSSPNLLEFLQTRAERLAADAVLVSDTSLIEKGKPAICTGLRGLCSLEVAIHTANTDLHSGSFGGGVPNALHALVSLLATLHNDKGSVSVEGFYDDVAPLSAEMREEFMKQGFNESKLQQDLALDSLYGEEGFSFVERVGARPTLELNGVYGGFQGEGTKTVIPKEAHAKITCRLVANQNPQDILDKIERHLRAHVQAGATLDIQQGEKANAFNIDPSHAFLQAAADAFEKVYGVRALFTKDGGSIPIVETFSRVLTAPVVLMGFGLPDENLHAPNEHFNLDNFDKGLLTIVEFLKSV; encoded by the coding sequence ATGAGTTATTCTGAATATTTTGAAAAAGCCAGAGAGCAACAACTGGGCGAGTTACAGGAGTGGTTGTCCATTCCAAGTATCTCAGCATTATCGGAGCACAAAAAGGACATTAACCAAGCAGCTGATTGGCTGGCTGCCAAACTGACTGCTGCTGGTCTGGAAAACGTTGAAATCATTCCGACCAAAGGGCACCCGCTGGTATATGCGGATCATTTGCACGCACCTGGTAAACCAACGATCCTCGTGTATGGACACTATGATGTACAACCCGTAGACCCGCTTCACCTGTGGGAAACGCCACCGTTTGAGCCATCCATCCGTGATGGAAAATTGTATGCGCGCGGAGCGACAGATGATAAAGGACAGGTTTTCTTGCACATTAAGGCAGTTGAGGCCATTTTGAAGCAGGAAGGCAAATTGCCACTGAACATCAAATTCTGTATTGAGGGCGAAGAAGAAGTATCCAGTCCGAACTTGCTTGAGTTTTTGCAAACTAGAGCTGAACGTCTGGCAGCCGATGCTGTACTGGTGTCCGACACTTCCTTGATCGAAAAAGGGAAACCTGCCATTTGCACAGGTTTGCGTGGACTATGTTCACTGGAAGTCGCCATTCACACGGCGAACACAGATCTACATTCCGGTTCTTTCGGTGGCGGCGTGCCGAATGCCCTGCATGCTCTGGTGTCCTTGCTGGCAACCCTGCATAATGACAAAGGCAGTGTAAGCGTCGAAGGATTCTACGATGATGTGGCTCCATTATCGGCAGAGATGAGAGAAGAATTCATGAAGCAAGGCTTCAATGAGAGCAAGCTGCAACAAGATCTTGCACTTGATTCTCTCTATGGTGAAGAAGGATTCAGCTTCGTTGAACGTGTGGGGGCTCGTCCGACACTGGAACTGAACGGCGTATACGGCGGCTTCCAAGGGGAAGGCACAAAAACGGTCATTCCGAAAGAAGCTCACGCTAAAATTACGTGCCGCTTGGTGGCTAACCAGAACCCGCAAGACATTCTGGACAAAATCGAGCGCCATTTGCGCGCCCATGTTCAGGCAGGAGCTACCCTGGATATTCAACAGGGCGAAAAAGCGAACGCCTTTAACATCGACCCGTCACACGCGTTTCTGCAAGCGGCGGCCGATGCTTTTGAGAAGGTATACGGTGTGCGTGCCCTCTTTACCAAGGATGGAGGCTCCATCCCAATCGTGGAGACTTTCTCCCGTGTGCTGACTGCCCCAGTCGTGCTGATGGGTTTCGGCTTGCCAGATGAGAACCTGCACGCGCCCAACGAGCATTTCAACTTGGACAATTTTGACAAGGGTCTGCTGACGATTGTGGAGTTTTTGAAATCGGTGTAA
- the efeO gene encoding iron uptake system protein EfeO: MKLRYAVPAGVLVSSILFAGCGQTGTATQQPAATTKDAGATTQTTTPAASAPNFDQAVAAYRTYAIEQCDTFVKKTEEFTNAVKAGELDKAKALYAPARMYYERIEPIAEALGDLDPNIDARDGDVDAADWRGFHRIEKTLWEENTTKGMDEFSDRLLSDAKLLRAKVETVNIDASLMVTGAVELLNEVSTSKVTGEEERYSHTDLYDFAANVEGAQKIYDILKTDLNQKDAALEKQIGERFTALQQELAPFKDGEGYVSYTKLKPEEVKKLSQNLDALAEPLSQMGKLLGV; this comes from the coding sequence ATGAAACTACGTTATGCCGTACCGGCCGGAGTGCTGGTCTCTTCTATTCTGTTCGCAGGTTGCGGACAAACCGGAACTGCTACTCAGCAGCCTGCTGCAACGACCAAAGATGCAGGAGCCACAACACAGACAACGACTCCTGCCGCTTCTGCTCCCAATTTTGATCAAGCGGTAGCAGCTTACCGCACCTATGCCATCGAGCAATGCGATACGTTTGTGAAGAAGACAGAAGAATTCACGAACGCGGTCAAAGCTGGCGAGCTGGATAAAGCCAAGGCGCTGTATGCTCCTGCACGCATGTACTATGAACGGATTGAACCAATTGCAGAAGCGCTGGGTGATCTTGACCCAAATATTGATGCACGTGACGGTGATGTGGATGCAGCGGATTGGCGCGGCTTTCACCGGATTGAAAAAACATTATGGGAAGAAAACACAACCAAAGGAATGGACGAGTTCTCCGACCGACTACTGAGTGATGCCAAGCTGCTGCGCGCCAAAGTAGAAACAGTTAATATTGACGCCAGCCTGATGGTAACGGGTGCAGTCGAGTTGTTGAATGAAGTCTCTACCTCGAAGGTGACGGGTGAAGAGGAACGATATTCCCATACGGATTTGTACGACTTTGCAGCCAATGTAGAGGGCGCACAAAAGATATATGACATTTTGAAAACAGATCTGAACCAAAAAGATGCCGCGTTGGAAAAACAAATCGGTGAGCGCTTTACGGCCTTACAGCAGGAGTTGGCTCCTTTCAAGGACGGAGAAGGCTATGTATCGTATACAAAACTGAAACCGGAAGAAGTTAAAAAGCTGAGCCAAAACCTCGATGCCTTGGCAGAACCGTTGTCCCAAATGGGGAAATTGTTAGGAGTGTAA
- a CDS encoding helix-turn-helix domain-containing protein, translating into MTKGNDHKNKFLLTHREREVFELLVQDKTTRDIAGQLFISEKTVRNHISNVMQKLNVKGRSQAVVELIRLGELKI; encoded by the coding sequence TTGACGAAGGGTAACGACCATAAAAACAAGTTTTTGTTAACTCACCGTGAACGTGAAGTATTTGAACTGCTCGTGCAGGACAAAACAACACGTGACATCGCCGGACAGCTATTTATTAGCGAAAAAACGGTCCGAAACCATATTTCCAATGTAATGCAGAAACTGAACGTAAAAGGTCGTTCACAGGCGGTCGTGGAATTAATCAGGCTTGGCGAATTAAAAATCTGA
- a CDS encoding Gfo/Idh/MocA family protein, giving the protein MNAAAAAQEPAMRDIRFGIIGCSAIAPRALLEPIRHVAGARVTALANRTVAKAGEMADRFGVSVVYRHAEDMLKDPEIDAVYIALSNDLHAEWIGKALRAHKHVLVEKPLCLNTADLAPLAAIVEQSNVHLLEGVMVQHHPWQRELRRIVESGRYGRLCSIETSLCIPAKEGHADNYRSRPEQGGGCFWDLGVYWLQLLQAVVGLDQAEFHSQSDFNGPHGCDWTFRAQARYPSGLEASALFSFERPYRCAHVLTFDSAVVTLKDCFRANLGFYKMTLKTEIKKNIASNIADADALPVLSQTSSYTKTVFEPMNYYVNQLNTFCGIIRGEAEPIPFREAAERVRLLAAIHEAARSGETIYAV; this is encoded by the coding sequence ATGAACGCTGCGGCGGCTGCGCAAGAGCCTGCGATGCGAGATATTCGCTTTGGGATCATTGGCTGTTCTGCCATTGCTCCCCGTGCGTTGCTGGAACCGATCCGACATGTTGCAGGGGCACGCGTGACCGCGCTTGCGAACCGCACGGTTGCCAAGGCAGGAGAAATGGCAGATCGTTTTGGCGTCAGTGTCGTTTATCGGCATGCTGAGGATATGCTAAAGGACCCGGAGATCGACGCTGTATATATTGCACTCAGCAACGACTTGCATGCCGAGTGGATTGGCAAAGCACTACGGGCCCATAAGCATGTGCTGGTGGAAAAGCCGTTATGCCTGAATACGGCTGATCTGGCACCCTTGGCAGCTATAGTCGAGCAGAGTAACGTTCACCTGCTGGAGGGTGTCATGGTGCAGCACCATCCGTGGCAGCGTGAGCTGCGGAGGATCGTAGAATCGGGGCGTTATGGTCGTTTATGCTCCATAGAGACGAGTTTATGTATTCCGGCAAAAGAAGGGCATGCGGACAATTACAGATCCCGTCCGGAGCAGGGTGGGGGATGTTTTTGGGATTTAGGCGTGTACTGGCTCCAATTGCTCCAGGCCGTCGTTGGATTAGATCAGGCGGAATTCCACAGTCAATCGGATTTCAATGGTCCTCATGGCTGTGACTGGACATTTCGTGCGCAAGCCCGTTATCCGAGTGGATTGGAGGCATCTGCCCTCTTTTCATTCGAGCGCCCTTATCGCTGTGCTCATGTACTGACCTTTGATTCGGCAGTAGTCACTTTAAAGGACTGCTTTCGAGCAAATTTAGGCTTTTATAAAATGACACTCAAGACGGAGATCAAAAAGAATATCGCGTCAAATATAGCGGATGCGGACGCACTGCCTGTGTTATCACAGACATCTTCGTATACCAAAACGGTTTTCGAGCCTATGAACTATTATGTCAATCAGTTGAATACCTTTTGCGGTATCATCCGGGGAGAAGCGGAGCCCATACCATTTCGCGAGGCTGCGGAACGCGTCAGACTGCTGGCAGCCATTCATGAAGCAGCACGCTCGGGCGAGACGATCTATGCAGTATGA
- a CDS encoding ABC transporter permease — MKNVFRNVRRYIRLYWKFVQFSVMSQMEYRINFITAFLVETAYLLIKLLYASVPYRAGTDINGWSPDAILLYIGVFTMMSGFYSGLFYSNFTSLPDKIRTGSLDVLMTKPVSLQFMVTLRQFELGYTVPNVIGGGIMTGIGWYRLGLPFNFETAGGFSVLLGCGVLTAYSVFLLPQLLAFWIIRTNGVTELSNSIFETNYVPMAVYSNLIQRIGLFVLPVFVICNFPPMFILGKMEPGLVVWAFLAPLWLLAIIRLIWQFALRDYTSASQ, encoded by the coding sequence ATGAAAAATGTTTTCCGAAACGTTAGGCGCTACATCAGACTGTACTGGAAGTTTGTCCAGTTTTCCGTCATGTCGCAGATGGAATACCGCATTAATTTTATAACTGCATTTCTGGTTGAAACGGCTTATTTACTCATCAAGCTGCTGTACGCATCGGTACCATACCGCGCCGGGACGGACATTAACGGCTGGTCTCCTGACGCCATATTGTTATATATCGGCGTGTTTACGATGATGAGCGGATTTTATAGTGGATTGTTCTACAGTAATTTTACAAGCCTGCCTGACAAAATTCGTACCGGCTCACTGGATGTGCTCATGACCAAACCCGTATCGCTGCAATTTATGGTGACACTGCGTCAATTTGAACTGGGCTATACCGTGCCAAATGTAATTGGCGGCGGAATTATGACGGGGATCGGCTGGTATCGACTCGGATTGCCGTTTAATTTTGAAACCGCAGGAGGGTTCTCTGTGCTGCTCGGATGCGGAGTGCTTACGGCATACTCCGTATTTTTGCTCCCCCAACTGCTGGCCTTCTGGATTATCCGCACGAACGGCGTTACGGAGCTGTCCAACAGCATTTTCGAGACAAACTATGTGCCGATGGCCGTGTACAGTAATCTGATTCAGCGTATCGGTTTGTTCGTGCTTCCGGTGTTTGTCATTTGTAATTTTCCGCCCATGTTCATTCTCGGCAAAATGGAACCCGGGTTGGTGGTATGGGCATTTCTCGCACCTCTCTGGCTGCTGGCGATCATCCGCCTGATATGGCAGTTTGCTCTACGTGATTATACGAGCGCGAGTCAGTAG
- a CDS encoding ABC transporter permease: MRNNKYVKVLQLGMQNEMEYRANYWLQMAGFMLPIMTQIFLWLAVFGSSGQARVLGYSLPEMLVYVVMAGVTGKLIATGFEYEIATDIKEGGLAKFMVQPVHYFAYRFCRFIGGKVIQSAVVLLAAAILLLCLSLEGQISFGLSYILLYILALPGALVLNFVVYYALSGIAFWVTESAGLFYTLSLVIYVASGTVFPLTIFGDVLARLFSLLPFSYTVFFPVNALTGKLTVLEAAKGIGVQWLWIVALAALSRWVWQAGVKRFVSVGG; encoded by the coding sequence ATGCGAAATAACAAATATGTGAAGGTACTCCAGCTCGGCATGCAAAACGAAATGGAGTATCGGGCTAATTATTGGCTCCAAATGGCGGGATTTATGCTGCCCATCATGACGCAAATTTTTCTCTGGCTAGCTGTATTTGGTTCTTCGGGACAAGCAAGAGTGCTGGGTTATTCTCTGCCAGAAATGCTAGTGTATGTGGTCATGGCGGGAGTCACTGGAAAACTGATTGCTACGGGCTTTGAATACGAAATTGCTACAGATATCAAGGAAGGTGGACTGGCAAAATTCATGGTACAGCCTGTGCATTATTTCGCTTACCGTTTTTGCCGGTTTATCGGAGGCAAAGTCATACAGTCCGCGGTCGTGCTGCTGGCGGCTGCTATTTTGCTGTTATGTCTTAGCCTGGAAGGACAAATCAGCTTCGGGCTATCGTACATCTTGCTTTACATATTGGCGTTGCCGGGAGCGCTTGTGCTTAATTTTGTGGTCTATTATGCGTTGAGCGGCATAGCCTTTTGGGTGACGGAATCGGCGGGACTATTTTATACGCTGTCGCTTGTCATTTATGTAGCTAGCGGTACCGTGTTTCCGCTGACGATTTTTGGAGATGTTTTGGCCCGTCTGTTCAGTCTGCTACCGTTCAGCTACACCGTATTTTTTCCGGTGAATGCGTTGACGGGCAAGCTGACTGTACTGGAAGCCGCTAAAGGCATTGGCGTACAATGGCTCTGGATTGTAGCGCTGGCGGCCCTATCACGCTGGGTGTGGCAAGCCGGGGTCAAACGCTTTGTCTCGGTGGGGGGGTAA
- a CDS encoding ABC transporter ATP-binding protein codes for MPSITLNQLSKTFTYYKKEPGVRKSLQNLFRREQLTKEAVQNVSFSIEEGEIVGFLGPNGAGKTTTLKMLSGILHPTDGEASVLGFTPWKRQKEFKRQFSIVMGQKNQLWWDLPASESFELNKLIYEIDENRYKEALDELVTLLGVEEQLHVQVRRLSLGERMKMELIAALLHRPRVILLDEPTIGLDLVSQRRIREFFKAYNRTHRTTILLTSHYMKDIEDLCSRSIIISGGRLVYDGDLHKVNEVIGARKLLKVRLETPVSNLTLASLGKLRSNSELEAVFELDAEDTLAWSKKILDALPVVDFTIEDVPLEEGIANLYDGGRLADAK; via the coding sequence TTGCCGTCCATTACATTAAACCAATTGTCGAAAACATTTACGTACTACAAAAAGGAGCCGGGCGTGCGCAAATCGTTGCAAAACTTGTTCAGGCGTGAGCAGCTGACCAAAGAGGCTGTGCAAAATGTCAGCTTTAGCATTGAGGAGGGGGAAATTGTCGGATTTCTCGGTCCAAACGGGGCAGGCAAAACAACGACGCTCAAAATGCTGTCTGGCATTCTCCATCCCACGGACGGGGAGGCATCGGTACTCGGCTTTACCCCGTGGAAACGACAAAAAGAGTTTAAACGTCAATTTTCCATTGTAATGGGACAGAAAAACCAGCTCTGGTGGGATTTGCCTGCAAGCGAGTCATTCGAGCTGAACAAGCTTATCTATGAAATCGATGAAAACCGTTATAAAGAGGCACTGGATGAACTGGTCACTCTGCTTGGGGTGGAGGAGCAGCTTCATGTGCAGGTTCGGCGGCTGTCTCTCGGCGAGCGTATGAAAATGGAACTGATCGCCGCGCTGCTGCATCGTCCACGGGTCATTTTGCTGGATGAGCCGACCATCGGACTGGACCTTGTTTCTCAGCGGCGAATTCGAGAGTTTTTCAAAGCCTATAACCGCACGCACCGGACGACCATCCTGCTGACAAGCCACTATATGAAGGATATTGAGGATTTGTGCAGTAGATCCATCATTATCAGCGGGGGCAGATTGGTCTATGACGGAGACTTACACAAGGTGAACGAGGTCATCGGTGCCCGTAAATTGCTCAAGGTTCGACTGGAGACCCCTGTATCCAACCTAACGTTGGCGAGCCTCGGCAAACTTCGCTCCAACTCGGAGCTGGAGGCGGTATTCGAGCTGGATGCAGAAGATACCTTGGCTTGGTCCAAAAAGATTTTGGACGCACTGCCTGTCGTTGATTTTACGATTGAGGACGTCCCGCTGGAAGAGGGGATAGCCAATTTGTACGATGGGGGCAGGCTGGCCGATGCGAAATAA
- a CDS encoding FTR1 family iron permease, translating into MNRRNKSLGWVFVLVAALLLTVAPFLSSFGSVAFAQTDAKAVTNDQLMPVVGGALVEAGQAQWTEASKDLKEFRTLWEAAKTNGGDSAHIATVDQALTDAEQTLASGGGESAKAALSVLARSVNEYVTAAEGDKPAPAGAKAAEKLLPMAKGSLAAMQKGDWAAARVDYDRIVKAWYQVETPIRLDNFPVYSSLETKISLIRISMQAEPIRQEQALREMQELTTLLSDYSQGKSVNTGQGTNTGNTATGTTNGSTASLGDAVTLLKSARQDAVANQSEQAADKVVQFIALWPSVEGHVQIADPTSYTAIENEMTEASGYLLSSPPNTDKAIQTLDQMLDRLRPLTEERSYTAWDAALILLREGLEAILVLAALLAYAKKSGEAVAGRWIWAGAGTGLVLSGILAVLFTTLVAAAASGSMRELLEGVTGLVAVVLMLTVGSWLHSKSNAAAWNRFVENSVGNALARGSLWSLFAVSALAILREGAETAIFYVGMAPAIETSQLLIGISSATFILVILAFAIIKFSVRLPIRAFFLTATALIYYLVFRFLGESIHSLQVAGKLSGHTASSLPSISWLGMYPTWETFVPQIAVLIFMVWQLVRQEMRSSKQH; encoded by the coding sequence ATGAATCGGCGCAATAAAAGCTTGGGATGGGTGTTTGTACTGGTGGCAGCTCTGCTGCTGACCGTAGCTCCGTTCCTATCCAGCTTCGGGTCGGTCGCTTTTGCACAAACAGATGCCAAAGCTGTCACCAATGATCAGCTAATGCCTGTAGTAGGCGGAGCGCTGGTGGAGGCGGGACAAGCCCAATGGACGGAAGCCTCCAAGGATCTGAAAGAATTCCGCACGCTGTGGGAGGCCGCCAAGACAAATGGTGGAGATTCAGCTCACATCGCGACTGTAGATCAAGCACTCACCGATGCGGAGCAGACACTCGCCAGTGGCGGCGGGGAATCAGCGAAAGCTGCCTTATCCGTGCTAGCGCGCTCGGTCAATGAGTACGTCACTGCTGCCGAAGGGGACAAACCAGCCCCGGCTGGAGCCAAAGCAGCGGAAAAACTGCTTCCCATGGCGAAGGGCAGTCTGGCGGCCATGCAAAAAGGCGATTGGGCTGCCGCCCGGGTGGATTACGACCGAATCGTCAAAGCCTGGTATCAGGTAGAAACACCGATTCGTTTGGACAATTTTCCGGTATACAGTTCGCTCGAAACTAAAATCAGTCTCATTCGCATCTCCATGCAAGCTGAGCCCATTCGCCAAGAACAGGCTCTCAGGGAAATGCAGGAATTAACGACTCTGTTGTCTGATTATAGTCAGGGCAAATCTGTGAACACAGGTCAAGGAACGAATACAGGCAATACGGCTACCGGAACGACGAATGGTTCGACAGCTTCCTTGGGCGATGCAGTCACCTTGCTCAAATCCGCACGCCAAGATGCTGTAGCTAATCAATCAGAGCAAGCGGCTGACAAGGTAGTGCAGTTTATCGCTCTGTGGCCTTCTGTCGAAGGACATGTACAAATTGCCGATCCGACGTCTTACACTGCGATTGAAAATGAAATGACCGAGGCTTCCGGATATCTGCTGTCTTCTCCACCGAATACAGACAAAGCCATACAGACTCTTGATCAGATGCTGGACAGGCTCCGTCCGTTGACGGAAGAACGTTCTTACACTGCGTGGGATGCCGCACTGATTTTGCTGCGTGAGGGTCTGGAGGCCATCCTCGTGCTCGCAGCTCTGCTGGCGTATGCCAAAAAAAGTGGCGAAGCCGTGGCTGGACGGTGGATATGGGCAGGAGCTGGAACGGGGCTGGTGCTGAGCGGAATTCTGGCAGTGCTGTTCACCACACTGGTGGCAGCAGCCGCATCGGGCAGCATGCGTGAGCTGCTGGAAGGTGTCACCGGACTGGTAGCAGTCGTGCTGATGCTGACCGTTGGTAGCTGGCTACATAGCAAATCCAATGCTGCCGCATGGAACCGCTTTGTGGAAAACAGCGTGGGCAACGCATTGGCACGGGGAAGCCTGTGGTCGCTATTTGCGGTTTCTGCGCTCGCAATTCTGCGTGAAGGAGCCGAGACAGCTATCTTTTATGTCGGTATGGCTCCAGCCATCGAAACCTCGCAATTGCTGATCGGCATTAGCTCGGCGACGTTTATTCTGGTCATTCTGGCGTTTGCGATCATTAAATTTAGTGTACGGTTGCCGATTCGCGCCTTTTTCCTGACTGCCACTGCACTGATTTACTATCTCGTATTCCGATTTCTGGGCGAAAGTATTCATTCGCTTCAGGTGGCTGGCAAGCTTTCGGGGCACACTGCCTCCTCGCTTCCGTCCATTAGCTGGCTGGGAATGTATCCAACTTGGGAAACATTTGTCCCACAAATCGCTGTACTGATCTTTATGGTATGGCAGCTTGTGCGTCAGGAAATGCGCAGCTCCAAGCAACATTAA
- the efeB gene encoding iron uptake transporter deferrochelatase/peroxidase subunit, whose translation MKGFKRQKGQEKPQYAESHNEQGDLVKKDATLVKDDPSGKSKSVSRRDLLKLAGVGGLGLLLGGGGVGAVLSAGQRLESMMTDADTKDVISFYGKHQAGIVTPAQDFIYFAAFDLTTSDKEQVRSLFKAWTEASTTMTSGVLLGNDNENLNLPPSDTGEAAGLSPSRTTITFGVGPSFFDGRYGLAGLKPAGFRELPRFQGDALEEQWCGGDIGVQVCANDLQVAFHALRNLARIARGTAVLRWTQEGFQRTAQADPAGSTPRNLLGFKDGTGNPDTSKADEMNRLVWTQTSDGPAWMGDGSYMAVRRVRMRVEVWDRSTLGDQEDTFGRHRSSGAPLGKVKEFDKLDLAAKNPEGKPVTPPTSHVALAHGNGSINILRRSYSYSSGLDKQTGQLDAGLLFISYQRDLFKQFVHIQEKLARNDKLNEYIVHKGSAVFACFPGVSQGGYIGDTLF comes from the coding sequence ATGAAAGGCTTTAAGCGGCAAAAAGGGCAAGAAAAGCCGCAGTATGCGGAATCCCATAATGAACAGGGCGATCTGGTAAAAAAGGATGCGACGCTAGTGAAAGATGATCCGTCAGGAAAAAGCAAATCCGTATCACGCCGAGACCTATTGAAGCTGGCCGGGGTAGGTGGACTAGGTCTCCTGCTTGGCGGCGGGGGCGTGGGAGCCGTGCTGTCAGCCGGTCAACGTCTCGAAAGCATGATGACGGATGCGGATACCAAAGATGTAATCTCTTTTTACGGGAAGCATCAGGCAGGTATTGTGACTCCGGCACAGGATTTCATCTACTTCGCCGCTTTCGATCTAACAACCAGCGACAAGGAACAGGTGCGTAGCCTCTTCAAAGCCTGGACGGAAGCAAGCACTACAATGACTTCTGGCGTGCTCCTTGGCAACGATAATGAAAACCTCAACCTCCCTCCGTCCGATACGGGCGAGGCGGCAGGATTGTCGCCGTCCCGCACGACGATCACCTTTGGTGTGGGCCCATCCTTTTTTGATGGACGATATGGCCTGGCAGGGCTTAAACCTGCCGGGTTCCGTGAGCTGCCCCGTTTTCAAGGGGATGCCCTAGAGGAGCAATGGTGCGGTGGCGATATCGGAGTGCAGGTATGTGCCAATGACTTGCAGGTCGCTTTCCATGCCCTGCGTAATTTGGCGCGTATCGCCAGAGGAACGGCGGTGCTTCGCTGGACGCAGGAAGGCTTTCAGCGGACTGCACAAGCTGATCCTGCGGGAAGCACACCACGCAATTTGCTGGGCTTCAAGGACGGTACGGGGAACCCGGACACCTCCAAGGCAGACGAGATGAATCGGCTGGTGTGGACACAGACCAGTGACGGACCAGCATGGATGGGCGACGGCAGCTATATGGCTGTACGCCGCGTACGCATGCGGGTAGAGGTGTGGGATCGCTCAACATTGGGCGACCAGGAGGATACTTTTGGACGTCATCGCAGCAGCGGGGCCCCACTCGGTAAGGTCAAGGAGTTCGACAAGCTTGATCTGGCGGCCAAAAATCCAGAAGGCAAGCCAGTTACGCCTCCTACCTCTCATGTGGCTTTGGCTCATGGGAACGGAAGCATTAACATTTTGCGGAGGTCTTATTCGTATTCAAGCGGATTGGACAAGCAAACTGGACAGCTGGATGCCGGGCTGCTGTTCATCAGCTACCAGCGTGATCTGTTCAAGCAGTTCGTTCATATTCAGGAGAAGCTTGCACGCAATGACAAACTGAACGAATACATTGTACACAAAGGCAGTGCGGTGTTCGCCTGCTTCCCGGGTGTATCGCAAGGCGGCTACATCGGGGATACGTTATTTTAG